In Uranotaenia lowii strain MFRU-FL chromosome 2, ASM2978415v1, whole genome shotgun sequence, one genomic interval encodes:
- the LOC129748905 gene encoding oligodendrocyte-myelin glycoprotein-like, translating into MRIIAVQAFRTVRHRGFPKMDFSKSVLWIFVIGIGCASSMNLNCSEARDDVCELNHIYLSEYTDVSDWEFPDHHDIVFKAGAETIISCITKEVAEKLTNAQSIQLQNVSLSSFYLWEHLLSLDASYNYLSELLVDPGMLYNLKSLNLEHNRIQNIDFLKGLFKLRDVDVSNNYLDKIDLSVLDSAKDLTTLKLSNNRIRIITTTIGDMLHLPRLTTLMLNNNQLYILDASQWQFSVLQDLFLANNRLSYISMCEVQNSFPRLQTIYLDGNNWECSYLNNTVNQMQQSGIKLVNFGSQNCTAEAVEGVCCS; encoded by the exons ATGAGGATCATTGCAGTCCAGGCATTCCGAACAGTCAGACACAGAGGGTTTCCGAAAATGGATTTCTCGAAATCAGTTTTGTG GATTTTTGTGATCGGCATCGGTTGCGCTTCTTCGATGAACTTAAATTGCAGTGAAGCTAGAGACGATGTTTGTGAACTAAATCATATCTACCTATCAGAATATACGGACGTTTCCGATTGGGAGTTTCCAGATCATCATGATATAGTCTTCAAAGCGGGTGCCGAAACTATTATTTCCTGCATCACGAAAGAGGTCGCAGAGAAGCTAACAAACGCCCAATCGATCCAGCTACAAAACGTATCGCTTTCGTCATTCTATCTTTGGGAACATCTGTTGAGCCTGGATGCCTCCTACAACTATCTATCGGAGCTCCTAGTTGATCCCGGAATGCTGTACAACCTTAAATCTCTGAACCTGGAGCACAACAGAATCCAAAATATTGACTTCCTGAAGGGTCTCTTCAAGCTCAGAGATGTTGACGTCAGCAATAACTATCTGGATAAAATTGACCTATCAGTCCTCGACTCCGCCAAGGATCTAACAACCCTAAAACTTTCCAACAACCGCATCCGAATCATAACCACCACAATCGGCGATATGCTGCATCTGCCTCGTCTTACAACTTTGATGCTCAACAACAACCAGCTCTACATTTTGGACGCCAGCCAGTGGCAGTTCAGTGTCCTGCAGGATCTATTCCTGGCCAACAACCGCCTGTCCTATATCAGCATGTGTGAAGTGCAAAACTCGTTCCCACGTCTTCAAACGATCTATCTCGATGGCAACAACTGGGAGTGCTCCTATCTCAACAACACCGTCAATCAGATGCAACAATCCGGCATTAAGCTGGTCAACTTTGGTTCCCAAAATTGCACGGCGGAAGCCGTCGAAGGTGTTTGTTGCTCCTGA